A window of Tachypleus tridentatus isolate NWPU-2018 chromosome 7, ASM421037v1, whole genome shotgun sequence genomic DNA:
ccggctattagcgttataagccttcaggcttTCTGCCGTGCTACTAGGGGACGGGCAAGTCAaacaatgaagtttttttttgctCTGCTCGCTGCATATTTCGAAACacgattttaacgttataagatCACAGACTTATCGGATGGGGTGGGGATAATTATGAATAGCAGAAAATAGTAAACCTCAGTATCTTAATTAAGGTTTTTGATCCACCACAAAACTActataataaaatcataattacgTCTTCTgtagtttgataaaataataaatttaaatttttattttctagaatgCGAGACAAATGGAACtgtaataatttttcaaactgtATCATAATCACGAAAAGGTGTTTGGTatgaaaatgttcattatttttaaaacatcaaataacTACTAGACTTCTACACCAATCTTTGTTTTCAGTATGAACAGTGTGATTCAGTTTAAGCAAGCCAAATTAAAGGAAAGATTTGTTAGAAATTTTAAACACTATAAATTTATGCTAACACGAAACGAAGACTTCATATCAGGttcgtgttttgttatagttCTTAGTTTTATATCAATGTATCCAGTACGTTCCTGgttgttatattacttttgtattttccCAGACATAATGCATGCTGTAACCATTGGATTTGACTGTTTcctttgtttgtgtgttttggcTGTTCTGGCGGAGAGACATATTCCAGAAAATGGTCCAGACTTAGAAGTCGTTATTCCAAGAATCGGAAATGAAGAACTTCAGAAGAGAGGATGGAACAGTCTTTCTGGAATGTGGGGCAAGCGGGACTGGAATGGCTTGTCAGGAATGTGGGGTAAACGAAACTGGAACAACCCTTCtgaaattctgaacaaacaagGCTGGAACGACCTATCAGGAATGTGGGGTAAAAGAGACTGGAATAAGCTATCAGGAATGTGGGGTAAAAGAGACTGGAATAAGCTATCAGGAATGTGGGGTAAAAGAGACTGGAATAAGCTATCAGGAATGTGGGGTAAAAGAGACTGGAATAAGCTATCAGGAATGTGGGGTAAACGAGACTGGAATAAGCTATCAGGAATGTGGGGTAAAAGAAATCCTTACACTTACAGTCTGCATAGGATCCGGCCCAGTTACCCATTTGAAGCAAGCGGAAACACATGGGAAGAATCAACAATGCAAGGTGATCATTTTGTCATCatttaacttttatatctttaatatcATTAAACTTTAATcacttgtttctttaatattcagtgaattgtttaaacattaaaaacaaacgaaatatacGTGATGTATACACTCTTAAAACTAGAggtatatatgtaattattttacccCAAACATCGGTTTCAAAGTTTGCAAAGCTAGACAAAGAATCGTCTGCATCGACTGTATGTAAGTAAAACACAGTATTATTGTAAGATTTCGGCCCTCTCACCAGAGCCTTCACAATACATTgagcaaaaattaattaaaactatggAACACTGCTTTGAAATATCTATCTAGACTAGACAATAGTCGTTTTTGTTGCCCGATAAAAGGACCGAAagcttgtaataaaaatatcttaacgtATAGAAAAATCCACttataattctacatattaacTTTCCAGTATCATAAGCCTTAACTGTAATGTTGTAGTATTTACCGTGTGAACTATGTACCATTTCCTTAGCCtaaagtaataatgttttattataaatacaaattaataatagtaatatttaaagtattgGTTATTATCGAATATCCTTAGGGTCAGCTCACTAAAATTTCACTACAACTTCTATATAAggtatggttaaaaaaaaaaaaaaaggacttgCCCTTTACTTCACTGCCGCCATTGTTGTTAGGGTCGTTTATTTccgtattaataaattatttagtagtATTAGGCTTAGACTAAGCAACCTACACAATACTTAAGGGTTTCCTTGATACAGCATAAAACAgcttttgtattaataatttgtGTTCATCCGCAAGCCAGAACTATTTAACTACAATACTAAAGCAGTTTATGAAGcctaaatattataaacagttgAAGAACGTTGCACGTTCAATTTGAAGACTCGGGATACAGTGTGCTGATTTTATCTGCATTTTTCATTTCGAAATAATTTCCGCACTCTCCTTATTACAGCACAGGATgtaatctatataatattttagaaacacACAGGAAACTCTGACACCGTCCTTTGTACTACGGACATTCAGTCCTTGGTTTCAAGTAACAGGagatatgaatattataaaatgtttatttcttgatGTGGATGATACTTAAATCGAGAAATAAAAGTTGAATTTAAACATGAACAGTGGATTAAAGCACCCGTGTATCtttcatttaaagaatatataaacatatatatatgctgttagcttatatgataatattttgatgccataaatgtattattgtatttttaatgtctTATGCAAGAGAATGAAGTCATTAGATTAATTCAAACTTACTATGgcctgttaaggcgtgcgactcgtaatctgagggtcgcgggttcgcatccccgtcgcgcaaaacatgctcgccctttcagtcgtgggggcgttataatgtgacggtcaatcccgctatttgttggtaaaagagtagcctaagagttgccggtgggtggtaatgactagctgccttctctctagttttacactgctaaattagggacggttagcacagatagcgttcgagtagctttatgcgaaattcaaaaactaagcaaacaaacaaacttacgatCTCGTTTTTCTGGAttgtgaaatatttgaaattattgcCGTCAGGTGCTGAGGGTGTTAAACTCCCAATCTGAGGACCACTGGTTCAAATTCCCATCTTACCaagcatgcttgctctttcagccgtgagggcgttataacgtacaatcaatcccaccattcattggtaaaagaatagcccaagagttggcggtggatggttacAACCTTTCCTCtattttttcactgttaaattaacgACAGCTATGGCGAGTATCTCTCATgcagctctgtgcgaaattcgaaGCAAAACACGTTTATTGTCTCATTACACATGATGAAACTCGGCAGAATTTAGAAACGTCGTCCTCTGtatttgtgtttctacaacagcaAGTTGTCGTCAATTCAGCTAAGTTTCACcaatcaaaatatatattcatttaccttttaataatataaatggcTGCTTCTCATTAGTGGTTAGAGAGAAAGGCAGCTAGAATATTCTGTAAGATTATATGTTAACTACGTGTTATTTTTCTTTCGAATTTAGGACCGTTAAAAAGTGGACGTCAGGAATCCACAGCCAAGGAGTTATTGGAGGATCGACTGATGAAATGACTGAGGATGTTAGAGTTATATATAACCATAGTTTTTTTGTAGTACACCACTAATCTGTAAGTTAATGGATTAATTTTCATTTGCTAGAATCTCAAACGTGTATCTTTTTGGGCCCAACGTTTTCGTTCTCCAACCGTTTAATGTTCTTTCTAAACAGTTGATGCACAGAAAGCACCAGCTTCGCTGAAATCCATAGACTCGGCGCTCAGTCTCGTTACCGAACCAGCTCTTTTTATGTGGATATATCGAAGTGTCAAAACGTAGAATCTAAatgactattttttttttcttctggaagTCATGAATGAAATATGGATTGAGAATGAATGTATcgatacaaataaatattgtgaaTCATTGTTCGCTTTGAGTATATTTTTTTTGTCAAGTACACAAAACTTATAACTTCATTTTTCTAATTTcttctattttacaaaacaaaagcaCCGAAAGGTCAgaaaaatgttaaagataaaGACTCAGCTAAGAAAAAAAAGCTAAAACGGATATTCATCAGAtacaataaagtaatatatattttaaaagtgaacGAGTTATTTGtcagttattttgaatttctcgcaaagctactcgagggctatctgcgctagccgtccctaatttagcagtgtaagattagagggaaggcagctagtcatcaccacccaccgctgactcttaagctaatcttttaccacgaatattgggattgaccgtcacattataacgccctcacggctgaaaaggcaagcatgtttggtgcgaccgagatgcgaaccagtgaccatcggattacgagtcgaacgccttaacaaacttggtcatgccgggtcaaAAGTGAACGAATGCACTCTTTCTGTCCCATGTAACTATAATATACTGTCTCGAATGATTTATCGTTTGGAATACAATGTTACCTATATTTAACCTATAAAAGGTTAAACTTCAAAGAATTTCTTTGGTTTGGTTCCACGCCTGATATTTCTTGGTGCGTAGtgcattcgattcgtaatttgtAGGTTCGAGTCTCGCCTTCGAACACTTTCGTTCTTTCAGgcattccactatttgttggtagtttGAGAGTTAGTGATGAGAGGTGGCGTTGATTGGCCGATTTCACTTTATTATATATCACATTCaaattaagaacagttactcTAGGCGACACTcctgtagcgttgcgcgaaattcaacgaaCAAATGAACGAgtttttgatatttcaaacaaACTTCTAGTTTCTACATAACTATGGAAATGTACAACCTCTTTATGACAGATTTTTAAACAGTTCATTCACTTATTGAAGCAAAATGTACACAGAAACAAATTATTACTCACTCTAGGTCACTATATCATACATGATGGAAACTAGGGTTTATACCTCTCAttgaatatatgtattataagtgTAGCAATCAGCCACCTACCGCTAGGCCTGCTTAATTGATCATTATTGTGGTGTATATGTACTGTGTATTAAAAGGGTATTTtgtgtaaatacatataatataggCGAAACAGTGAAAATGCATTGGAACACATGGGGCTGTAATAGTGTATGTCAGCGTGCATGATGAGCCTAGTAAATAACATGACCCTGATAGGGGTATTGAATTCATACTTTGACaagcccggtatggccagctGCTTAaggtcgctcgactcgtaatcggagggtcgcgggttcggatccccgtcgcgccaaacatgctcgccctttcagccgtgggggtgttataaagtgacggtcaatcccactattcgttggtaaaagagtagcccaagagtttgcggtgggtggtgatgactagctgccttagcctctagttttacactgctaaattagggacggctaacgcagatagctctcgtgtagctttgcgcgaaattcaaaaacaaacaaaacaatcatactTTGACTTTATGCGACATCAGCGCCTTCTTTTGTGTAACGTTCAACATTTAAACAGTGAAACCTAAATCTCAGTACAGAAGGGTGGAAGAGGTCAACGATGTACGTGACCCCTTTGTAACTGTGAGCGTTTCTCTGGGTCAACTTAGAAACTTCTGGCTGTCCTAAATGTTCtgccatgttatatatatattcgtttctGTGGACAACATTTAAGACTCCCATTTTGGAATGTCGTTTTGTTTGGTTCTATATTGTTCAACGATCTTCCCCAAGTCTATCTTGCATTGAAAATTGTTGTGACAAATTACTCCAGTCATAAGGCAAACCCAGCATTATTGTACCGAGAAAAGCTCGAAATATTCATAAATTCAAAGTTCACAAGCattaacgctaaaatcaggggttcaattcccctcggtgggctgagcagatagccctttgtggctttgctatacgaaacacacacacacacacacacacaagcattaAACTTGTAACAGCCGGAATTTGTGACGCCACAACAAATAGAAAGTGCGGTAAACATTCCGaattcttataatatattaaagtgagaaaacttattttaaaaacgtatttcaactcaaactgtaaattaaaaacataactcTCAAGAAATGTCTGGATACAGGGCTCAAAAATATAAccattgaaattatttttggtaGTTTGGATTTATGGTTACCgcataataataatactatgGCAACTCCTAGaacgttttaaaaaatatataaagaattgtaaaattatctgtttgtattaaatttcgcgcaatgctacacgaagTCTATGTACGTTAGGCGTCACTCATGTAGCAGTgataaaacaaagagaaagacAGCCAGCTAGACAACCCCACCTACCACCAATTCGTGGGATAGtattttataaacgaatagtgggatttactgacacgttataacgccccaacggctaataggacaagcatgttcggtgacgaggACTTGAATCCATGACCTTTAGATTGCAATTTGACAACCACCAAAAAATGTTAGGCCATAttgtaaaacattgtataaatagACAAGAAAGGTGCAACTTCATCTCAAGCAGAATGTTAATAAGTCTTTATTATCTATTATTACAACAGATGTCCGTGTGTTTGTAAAACACaacttctatataaatatatataaagcacaaaagTCTGTGTGTTTGTCTGCCCGTTATCTAACTACTTTAAGGTCGCTGGGACAACCGCAGTCAAACTTTGTGGGGTGATAGTCTGGGAATAGGGGCATATTAACAAAGGTACAGCACTCTTTCGCCCCCAACTCCCATTATTGCTGTTGCtgacaatttattatatttgacgCAAGTTAACGTTATGCAATTCACAGATGGCGCTACGTTCTGATACCAGGAGTAGGAACTTTTGaattttctataaaacaacatacaaaaatacCTTATAGATCTCAGAGGTTACTAGTGTTTTATCTATGAAGGAATACAATGAAAAAATGTCCGCcactattgcaataatacataaactcaaCTGAAGTCTGTACTCCAACATAAAGTCTGTACTCCAACAGCCACTAGAAGGTTAGCATGAAGAGCCCTTCCTACTTTGACATGTGATCTTTCAACTCCGGCTTACGAGATACTTCTCTCGTCACTAaccgtcaattaattaatcacgtgaaacACTACAGAGAAACACTAAAAAGCGTGCGTTGAAAGTGGATAAAAGAAAACACCCCACTACCACTATTTTGGCTGAAACCTCTTCCTACATGCATACTATGtgttaagtatataaatattgaatttatattaaacaatgaatactgtaataacattttgttatcaataaattGGGTCAAAATTAGAATTTTTCTGTTATTCATCACAACATCCAACtcctattgtttattttaaaattcacaacCCAGTCAAAGGACGAATACCTCaacttgttatattatttaaaaaaaaaaaaaacgttcctAGAACTGCGCCCTCCAGCGGCAAAATTGTGCACTCATCACGCACTTCCATACTCGTGATGGGAAGAGCACAAATAACTCAGTGTATAGCTTTGTGGTTGCCAACAAATAAGTACAAACACCTATATCTTCGTTTGATGAACCACTGTTTCCTGTATATGACAAGGAAGCACCTTAACATGAACCTCATATTtcgataattataaatatttaacacaacTATTCAACTACTTCTGTTCAGTACTGAAATggacgatttttttttaaaagtaaacattaaaattaacattattttcttctttttcattgCTAGttaccatttattttattttgtaccttAACACGATTCAACAGTGTCTTATAAGATAGCATTTTAAACGTAGTAAACGGACATTTTTACTATATTATGATGACAAGGTATGACAGAGCATATATTTCATAGCCTTACATTTCATGAGCAGTATTAAAAAAAGAGCAACTGTCTTCTGTTCCGCTGTGGGCCAGAGGTAAGTCTAATGACATAGGaagctaaaatctgaggttcagTTCCACGCGGTGCCACGGTAGGTACAaaagacagcccgatgtggctttgcttctAAACAACCAGCTGAACAATTTACTTTTCTTGATAATATGTGTACAAGTTTAGAGATATCAAACAACtgctaaaataaacaataaaataaacagaaatgaaCTGACTGGATAAAACTAAGAAACGACTTGCTCAGTGGAGATGATACGGCATTGCTTTTGGTCGACTACACATCAGTTAATTAGATATATATgtgaaatgaaagttaaaaacagTTATAGTAGGTCTAGGATAAATGAGGTGCACATGTTGCTTTAAACTGCGAATAGCGGTTCCACGTGTAAGGTTTTTACTCTCATATCTGCTCCTAATTTTTAACTTCCAGTTTCGTTTGTCACGTGAGGCTTTCACTAAAGACGAAGACTATTTAACATGTACAGATTTATTTTGTCAGAACAAATTAAACATGTTACTCTGTCTACCGCAGGGAATCAAACTCCGTATTTTAGAGCTATAAGTCGGtatacataccgctgttccactagAATCACTTACATAGGTACTCAATAGTATTTCATATATGTTGCTTGTACTAAAGGTttttttgtgtcagtagtatatgtgtttgtttattgtgtgtCAGtagtgtatgtgtttgttttgtgtgtgtaagtagtatatgtgtttgtttattgtgtgtCAGTagtgtatatgtttgttttttgtgtgtcagtagtatatgtgtttgtttttgtctcAGTAATATATGTGATTGTTTTTTGTGTCATtagtatatgtgtttgtttttggtgtgtcagtagtatgtgtttgtttattgtgtcagaagtatatgtgtttgtttttgtgtcagtagtatatgTGCTTGTTTTTTGTATCAGtaatatatgtgtttgttttttgtgtcagtagtatgtgtttgttttttgtgtcaatagtatatgtctttgttttttgtgtcagtagtatgtgtttgtttttgtttcagtggtatgtgtttgtttttgtgtcagtagtatacgtgtttgatttttgtgtagtagtatacgtgtttgttttttgtgtcagtagtatacgtgtttgttttttgtgtagtagtatacgtgtttgttttttgtgtagtagtatacgtgtttgttttttgtgtcagtagtatacgtgtttgttttttgtgtcagtagtatacgtgtttgttttttgtgtcagtagtatgtgttttttttttgtgtcagtagtatgtgtttgtttttgtgtcagtagtatacgtgtttgtttttgtgttagtagtatatgtgtttgttttttgtttcagtagtatgtgtttgtttttgtgtcagtagtataCGTGCTTGTTTTTGTCTAGTAgtatacgtgtttgttttttgtgtcagtagtatatgtgcttgtttttgtgtcagtagtatatgtgtttgttttttgtgtcagtagtatgtgtttgtttttgtgtatcagtagtatctgtttgtttttgtgtcagtagtatacgtgtttgttttttgtgtcagtagtatgtgtttgtttttgtgtatcagtagtatctgtttgtttttgtatcagtagtatatgtgtttgttttttgtgtcagtagtatatgtgtttgtttttgtgtatcagtagtatgtgtttgtttttgtgtcagtagtatacgtgtttgttttttgtgtcagtagtatacgtatttgttttttgtgtcagtagtatacgtgtttgttttttgtgtcagtagtatacgtgtttgttttttttgtcagtagtatgtgtttgtttttgtgtatcagtagtatgtgtttgtttttgtgtcagtagtatatgtgtttgtttttgtgtatcagtagcatctgtttgtttttgtgtcagtagtatatgtgtttgtttttgtgtatcagtagtatgtgtttgttttttgtgtcagtagtatgtatttgttttttgtgtcagtagtatacgtgtttgttttttgttgtaatcagtagtatacgtgtttgttttttttgtatcagtagtatatgtgtttgttttttgtgtcagtagtatatgtgttggttttttgtgtcagtagtatatgtgtttgttttttgtgtcagtagtatatgtgcttgttttttgtgtcagtagtatatgtgtttgttttttgtgtcagtagtatatgtgcttgtttttgtgtcagtagtatatgtgttggtttttttgtgtcagtagtatatgtgtttgtttttgtgtcagtagtatatgtgcttgtttttgtgtcagtagtatgtgtgtttgttttttgtgtcagtagtatacgtgtttgttttttgtgtcagtagtatacgtgtttgttttttgtgtcagtagtatatgtgtttgttttttgtgtcagtagtatatgtgcttgttttttgtgtcagtagtatatgtgtgtttttttttgtgtcagtagtatatgtgttttgttttttgtgtgtcagtagtatacgtgtttgtttttttaatcagtagtatatacgtgtttgttttttttgtcagtagtatatgtgttttgtttttttttaatgtcagt
This region includes:
- the LOC143256485 gene encoding uncharacterized protein LOC143256485, translated to MHAVTIGFDCFLCLCVLAVLAERHIPENGPDLEVVIPRIGNEELQKRGWNSLSGMWGKRDWNGLSGMWGKRNWNNPSEILNKQGWNDLSGMWGKRDWNKLSGMWGKRDWNKLSGMWGKRDWNKLSGMWGKRDWNKLSGMWGKRDWNKLSGMWGKRNPYTYSLHRIRPSYPFEASGNTWEESTMQGPLKSGRQESTAKELLEDRLMK